The proteins below are encoded in one region of Amycolatopsis acidiphila:
- a CDS encoding TetR/AcrR family transcriptional regulator: protein MTSRVAAAVERALDGRQREATEEVERILTAAVTVMERVAPAAPRVSDIVAEAGTSNKAFYRYFSGKDDLILAVMERGVAIVASYLEHQMAKEGDPARKVARWVEGVLAQVGKPKLTRASRAVTTQLAATAESRVADVQITQPLRELLLSAIEPLGGADPERDTDAVFATVVATLRRHLALDSQPEPGDVEHLVSFCVKGIGAARKRRA, encoded by the coding sequence ATGACTTCTCGGGTGGCCGCGGCCGTCGAGCGCGCGCTGGACGGGCGCCAGCGGGAGGCGACCGAGGAGGTCGAGCGGATTCTCACGGCCGCGGTGACGGTGATGGAGCGGGTCGCGCCGGCCGCGCCCCGCGTCAGCGACATCGTCGCGGAGGCCGGCACCTCGAACAAGGCGTTCTACCGGTACTTCTCCGGCAAGGACGATCTGATCCTGGCCGTCATGGAGCGCGGCGTCGCCATCGTGGCCTCGTACCTGGAGCATCAGATGGCGAAGGAGGGCGATCCGGCGCGCAAGGTCGCCCGCTGGGTGGAGGGTGTCCTCGCCCAGGTCGGCAAGCCGAAGCTCACCCGGGCCAGCCGGGCGGTCACCACGCAGCTCGCGGCCACCGCGGAAAGCCGGGTCGCCGACGTGCAGATCACCCAGCCGCTGCGCGAGCTGCTGCTGTCGGCGATCGAGCCCCTCGGCGGCGCCGATCCCGAGCGCGACACCGACGCGGTGTTCGCCACCGTGGTCGCGACGCTGCGCCGTCACCTCGCGCTCGACAGCCAGCCGGAGCCGGGCGACGTCGAGCACCTGGTCTCCTTCTGCGTCAAGGGGATCGGGGCCGCCCGGAAGCGCCGCGCCTGA
- a CDS encoding SDR family oxidoreductase, translating to MNFEGKVAAVTGGGSGIGLALAGRLASLGCRVAVGDVHAERLADVRRRIPGVLAMPVDVSDPAQLAAFAERTEREFGAVHLICANAGIIGPLGERLWEVPDAAWRQVIDVNLLGVVSTLRAFVPRILEHPPGHVGITASMAAVTTSATMPAYYATKHALLSIADTLRLQLNRDGHDVGVSVLLPGQVTTRLGESLSDVDTVRNLSGISPGEVADRFVEAVRDRRHYVFTHRGSARLAGARTDAVTGEATPPAR from the coding sequence GTGAACTTCGAGGGCAAGGTCGCCGCCGTCACCGGCGGCGGCAGCGGGATCGGCCTGGCACTGGCCGGGCGGCTGGCTTCGCTGGGCTGCCGGGTGGCGGTCGGCGACGTGCACGCCGAGCGCCTCGCCGACGTGCGGCGCAGGATTCCCGGCGTCCTCGCGATGCCCGTCGACGTCTCGGATCCGGCACAGCTGGCGGCGTTCGCGGAGCGCACCGAGCGGGAGTTCGGGGCGGTTCATCTCATCTGCGCGAACGCGGGCATCATCGGCCCGCTCGGAGAACGGCTGTGGGAGGTGCCCGACGCCGCCTGGCGGCAGGTGATCGACGTGAACCTGCTCGGTGTCGTGTCGACGCTGCGCGCCTTCGTCCCGCGAATCCTGGAGCATCCGCCCGGCCACGTCGGCATCACCGCGTCCATGGCGGCGGTGACCACCAGCGCGACGATGCCCGCCTACTACGCGACCAAGCACGCACTGCTGTCCATCGCGGACACCCTGCGGCTGCAGCTGAACCGGGACGGCCACGACGTCGGGGTGAGCGTGCTGCTGCCTGGGCAGGTTACCACCCGGCTCGGCGAGTCGCTGTCCGATGTGGACACAGTGCGCAACCTCAGCGGGATCAGCCCCGGGGAGGTGGCGGACCGCTTCGTCGAGGCGGTCCGCGACCGCAGGCACTATGTGTTCACGCATCGGGGTTCCGCCCGGCTCGCCGGGGCGCGGACCGACGCGGTGACCGGGGAGGCCACTCCCCCGGCTCGATGA
- a CDS encoding acyl-CoA dehydrogenase family protein yields the protein MAWDFSTEPEFQEKLDWAATFVREEVEPIDLVWPAPMNYQPLTPERRKIVEPLKQAVRDQGLWAAHLGPELGGKGYGQLKLALLNEILGRSSWAPVIFGTQAPDTGNAEIIAHFGTPEQKRRYLEPLLAGEIFSCYSMTEPQAGADPAQFTTRAVRDGDHWVINGWKFFSSNARWAEFLIVMAVTNPEAGPYRGMSMFLLPRDTPGVEIVRNVGLMFEPAEDGSHALIHYDNVRVPADSLLGEEGGAFAVAQTRLGGGRVHHAMRTVGLAQRALDMLCERALSRQTKGSALADKQKVQEYVADSYAQLRQFRLFVLNVAWQIDQYNDYRRVRKDIAAIKALTPAVLHDIVQRAIQVHGALGVSNELPLAHMWVTAPVLGLADGPTEVHKVTVAREVLKGYRPSESLWPSEHIPTRLAEAKAKLELEVGSL from the coding sequence ATGGCATGGGACTTCAGCACCGAGCCCGAGTTCCAGGAGAAGCTGGACTGGGCCGCGACGTTCGTCCGCGAGGAGGTCGAGCCGATCGACCTCGTCTGGCCCGCGCCGATGAACTACCAGCCGCTCACCCCCGAACGGCGCAAGATCGTCGAACCGCTCAAGCAGGCCGTGCGGGACCAGGGCCTGTGGGCAGCTCACCTCGGTCCCGAGCTGGGCGGAAAGGGGTACGGGCAGCTGAAGCTGGCGCTGCTCAACGAGATCCTCGGCCGGTCCAGCTGGGCGCCGGTGATCTTCGGGACCCAGGCCCCGGACACCGGCAACGCCGAGATCATCGCGCATTTCGGGACACCGGAACAGAAACGGCGCTATCTGGAACCGTTGCTGGCCGGTGAGATCTTCTCCTGCTACTCGATGACCGAGCCGCAGGCGGGCGCCGACCCGGCCCAGTTCACCACCCGGGCGGTGCGCGACGGCGACCACTGGGTCATCAACGGCTGGAAGTTCTTCTCCTCCAACGCCCGCTGGGCGGAGTTCCTCATCGTCATGGCGGTCACGAACCCCGAGGCGGGCCCCTACCGCGGCATGTCGATGTTCCTGCTGCCCCGGGACACGCCCGGCGTGGAGATCGTCCGCAACGTGGGGCTCATGTTCGAGCCCGCCGAGGACGGCTCGCACGCGCTGATCCACTACGACAACGTCCGCGTGCCCGCCGACAGCCTGCTCGGCGAAGAGGGCGGCGCCTTCGCGGTCGCGCAGACCCGGCTCGGCGGCGGTCGCGTGCACCACGCGATGCGCACGGTCGGCCTCGCCCAGCGCGCGCTGGACATGCTGTGCGAACGCGCGCTGAGTCGGCAGACCAAGGGTTCGGCGCTCGCCGACAAGCAGAAGGTGCAGGAGTACGTCGCCGACTCCTACGCGCAGCTGCGGCAGTTCCGGTTGTTCGTGCTCAACGTGGCGTGGCAGATCGACCAGTACAACGACTACCGGCGGGTGCGCAAGGACATCGCGGCGATCAAGGCGCTCACCCCGGCCGTGCTGCACGACATCGTGCAGCGGGCGATCCAGGTGCACGGCGCGCTCGGGGTGTCCAACGAGCTGCCGCTGGCACACATGTGGGTCACGGCTCCCGTGCTGGGGCTCGCGGACGGCCCCACCGAGGTGCACAAGGTGACCGTCGCGCGCGAGGTGCTCAAGGGCTACCGGCCCAGCGAGTCGCTCTGGCCGTCCGAGCACATCCCGACCAGGCTCGCGGAGGCGAAGGCCAAGCTGGAGCTGGAGGTCGGCAGCCTGTGA
- a CDS encoding SDR family NAD(P)-dependent oxidoreductase, with protein sequence MNTPPFDRFDLTGKVALVTGGSRGLGREMVLAFAQAGADVVITSRRLDNCEALAKEVTATTGRQALAHGCHLGHWDELDGLVDAAYERFGKVDVLVNNAGMSLLYDEPTDVTEKMWDSVVNLNLKGPFRLTALIGTRMVADGGGSIVNVSSTGSIRPTPNILPYSAAKAGLNAITEGFAHAFGPTVRVNCLMAGPFFTDISKAWDLERVEEGLQRHALRRGGQPEEIIGAALFLASDASSYTTGSILRADGGIP encoded by the coding sequence ATGAACACGCCCCCGTTCGACCGCTTCGACCTGACCGGCAAGGTCGCGCTCGTCACCGGCGGCAGCCGGGGCCTGGGCCGCGAGATGGTGCTCGCGTTCGCCCAGGCCGGCGCCGACGTGGTCATCACCAGCCGCCGCCTGGACAACTGCGAGGCACTGGCGAAGGAGGTCACCGCGACCACCGGCCGCCAGGCCCTCGCCCACGGCTGCCACCTCGGGCACTGGGACGAGCTCGACGGCCTGGTCGACGCCGCCTACGAGCGGTTCGGCAAGGTCGACGTGCTGGTCAACAACGCCGGCATGTCGCTGCTCTACGACGAGCCAACCGACGTCACCGAGAAGATGTGGGACAGCGTCGTCAACCTCAACCTCAAGGGCCCGTTCCGGCTCACCGCGCTGATCGGCACCCGGATGGTCGCCGACGGTGGCGGTTCGATCGTCAACGTGAGCAGCACCGGCTCGATCCGCCCGACGCCGAACATCCTGCCGTATTCCGCCGCGAAGGCCGGGCTGAACGCCATCACCGAGGGCTTCGCGCACGCGTTCGGCCCGACGGTGCGGGTGAACTGCCTGATGGCGGGCCCGTTCTTCACCGACATCAGCAAGGCGTGGGATCTCGAGCGCGTCGAGGAAGGCCTGCAGCGGCACGCGCTGCGCCGCGGCGGGCAGCCCGAGGAGATCATCGGCGCGGCCCTGTTCCTGGCGAGCGACGCCTCCAGCTACACCACCGGCTCCATCCTGCGCGCCGACGGCGGCATCCCTTAA
- a CDS encoding phosphotransferase family protein yields the protein MSNEDTAVRSAPDVHRLSRWLGEQGLPGGDGDLVVARIPGGSQNQLYELRSGAERLVLRAAPSHASPERAARMLREYELVRALAGTDVPHARVHAATTDTGILGQPFYVMDHVDGWSPMQGGWAAPFDTDLEARAGLATQLVDGIARLSRVDWRAGGLEGFGRPDGFHDRQVDRWLSYLDSYAFRELPGLEVAADWLRTHRPRDYRPGILHGDYQFANVMYGHGAPARLAAIVDWEMATIGDPLLDLGWALIAWPPEGDDMTESRYLDYAGMPSRDDLLEHYATVSGRGVEDIDYYVILARFKLAVVLEQSVARAAASGGDPRVARFDGIVLELLRKAAELTRSTSLT from the coding sequence GTGAGCAACGAAGACACAGCCGTCCGGTCTGCGCCGGACGTGCACCGGCTGAGCCGCTGGCTCGGCGAGCAGGGGTTGCCCGGCGGTGACGGGGACCTGGTCGTCGCCCGGATACCAGGTGGTTCGCAGAACCAGCTGTACGAGCTGCGCAGCGGCGCCGAGCGGCTGGTGCTGCGAGCCGCACCGAGCCACGCGTCCCCCGAGCGGGCCGCGCGGATGCTGCGCGAGTACGAGCTGGTGCGGGCACTCGCCGGCACCGACGTCCCCCATGCCCGGGTACACGCGGCCACCACCGATACTGGGATCCTCGGCCAGCCGTTCTACGTGATGGACCACGTCGACGGCTGGTCGCCCATGCAGGGTGGCTGGGCCGCCCCGTTCGACACCGACCTCGAGGCCCGCGCCGGGCTGGCCACGCAACTGGTCGACGGCATCGCCCGGCTCTCCCGGGTCGACTGGCGGGCCGGCGGCCTCGAGGGCTTCGGCCGGCCCGACGGCTTCCACGACCGGCAGGTGGACCGGTGGCTGTCGTATTTGGACAGCTACGCGTTCCGCGAGCTGCCCGGACTGGAGGTCGCGGCCGACTGGCTGCGCACGCACCGGCCCCGCGACTACCGGCCGGGCATCCTGCACGGCGACTACCAGTTCGCGAACGTGATGTACGGCCACGGGGCACCGGCCCGGCTGGCGGCGATCGTGGACTGGGAGATGGCCACGATCGGCGACCCCCTGCTCGACCTCGGCTGGGCCCTGATCGCCTGGCCGCCCGAGGGCGACGACATGACCGAGTCCCGCTACCTCGACTACGCCGGCATGCCCTCGCGGGACGACCTGCTCGAGCACTACGCCACCGTGAGCGGACGCGGCGTCGAGGACATCGACTACTACGTCATCCTCGCCAGGTTCAAGCTCGCCGTCGTGCTGGAGCAGAGCGTCGCCAGGGCGGCCGCGAGCGGCGGCGACCCGCGGGTCGCGCGTTTCGACGGCATCGTCCTCGAACTGCTCCGCAAGGCCGCCGAGCTGACGAGGAGCACGTCGCTGACATGA